One Paracoccaceae bacterium genomic region harbors:
- the iolB gene encoding 5-deoxy-glucuronate isomerase, which yields MSHPAQTGLLRKPRGTHGKVHDLTPADAGWGYVGFALYRLRPGESAAEATGGREAILVLVEGRARVGACGRDFGILGDRLDVFEATPPHCLYVPAHSGWTATADTDLTLAVCTAPGKPGRDAAVIGPAGVPQIMRGRGTNTRHINAIAMEERDVADSLLVTEVFTPAGHWSSYPPHRHDEDDFPAMTYLEETYYHRLNPAQGFGIQRVFTEDGSLDETMAVADGDLVLVPRGHHPCGAPYGYAMYYLNVMAGPLRKWRFRNHPDHDWIAQRDA from the coding sequence ATGAGTCATCCTGCGCAGACCGGCCTGCTGCGCAAGCCGCGCGGGACACACGGAAAGGTCCATGACCTGACCCCCGCAGACGCGGGATGGGGATACGTGGGCTTTGCGCTGTATCGCCTGCGGCCGGGCGAAAGCGCGGCCGAGGCGACGGGCGGACGCGAGGCGATCCTGGTTCTGGTCGAGGGGCGGGCGAGGGTGGGCGCTTGCGGCCGGGATTTCGGCATCCTCGGCGACCGGCTGGATGTGTTCGAGGCAACGCCGCCCCACTGTCTCTATGTTCCGGCGCACAGCGGCTGGACGGCGACGGCCGACACCGACCTGACGCTCGCGGTCTGCACGGCACCGGGAAAGCCGGGCCGCGATGCCGCCGTGATCGGACCCGCAGGCGTGCCGCAGATCATGCGCGGACGCGGCACGAACACCCGCCACATCAATGCCATCGCGATGGAAGAGCGCGACGTCGCCGACAGCCTGCTGGTGACCGAGGTGTTCACCCCGGCGGGCCACTGGTCAAGCTATCCGCCACACCGGCACGACGAAGACGACTTTCCCGCAATGACCTATCTGGAAGAAACCTACTATCACCGCCTGAATCCCGCACAGGGCTTCGGCATCCAGCGGGTGTTCACCGAGGATGGCAGCCTCGACGAGACCATGGCGGTCGCAGACGGCGACCTGGTGCTCGTGCCACGCGGACACCATCCCTGCGGGGCGCCCTATGGATACGCCATGTATTATCTGAACGTCATGGCCGGACCCTTGCGCAAATGGCGGTTCAGGAACCATCCCGATCACGACTGGATCGCACAGCGCGACGCATGA
- a CDS encoding UTRA domain-containing protein → MAPLTWQMVRAEALRRIGDREWMPGQMIPHEADLATELGCARATVNRALRDLASAGLLERRRKAGTRVPLNPVRKATFEIPIIRQDIEGRGHAYGYQLLLRQSRVPDAGVLGELRLPPGTQLIRVSALHSADGRPFCFEDRWINPVAVPELDQADLARISANEWLVQNTSFSGGDISFGAVNADPAMAERLSCPPGTALLTIGRTTWAGSMPITSVSLTYMAGHRMRTTI, encoded by the coding sequence ATGGCGCCGCTGACCTGGCAGATGGTCCGCGCCGAGGCGCTGCGCCGCATAGGCGATCGCGAATGGATGCCCGGCCAGATGATCCCGCATGAAGCCGATCTGGCCACCGAACTGGGCTGCGCCCGCGCCACGGTGAACCGCGCGCTGCGGGATCTGGCATCGGCGGGGCTGCTGGAACGGCGGCGCAAGGCGGGCACGCGGGTGCCGCTGAACCCCGTGCGCAAGGCAACCTTCGAGATCCCCATCATCCGGCAGGACATCGAGGGGCGAGGCCACGCCTACGGCTATCAGCTGCTTCTGCGGCAAAGCCGGGTGCCCGATGCGGGTGTGCTCGGCGAACTGCGGCTCCCCCCGGGGACGCAGCTGATCCGCGTTTCGGCCCTGCATTCGGCGGACGGCCGCCCGTTCTGTTTCGAGGATCGCTGGATCAACCCCGTGGCCGTGCCGGAACTCGACCAGGCTGATCTTGCCAGGATCAGCGCGAATGAATGGTTGGTGCAGAATACCTCGTTCTCGGGCGGCGACATCTCGTTCGGTGCGGTGAACGCCGACCCGGCGATGGCCGAGCGTCTGTCATGCCCCCCGGGCACGGCGCTTCTGACCATCGGTCGGACGACCTGGGCAGGTTCGATGCCCATCACGTCCGTCTCGCTTACCTACATGGCCGGACACCGGATGCGCACCACGATCTGA
- a CDS encoding formimidoylglutamate deiminase — translation MAEIWAAQALLADGWAEDVTVTIDDGRIAGVQTGTTAPADARRVDVLLPAPTNLHSHAFQRAMAGLTERRGPDPRDSFWTWRQLMYRFLDQLTPDDVQAITAFVQMEMLEAGFAAVAEFHYLHHQPGGMPHDDLAEMSARIAAAAADTGIGLTLLPVLYEYGGCDRRALGPGQVRFGNDPDRFAALLEAAAHALAPLPGDTVLGVAPHSLRAVTEEGLRAAIAMRPGAPLHMHLAEQIAEVEEVLAHRGARPVEWLLANAPVDPRWCLIHCTQMERPETLGLAATGAVAGLCPITESSLGDGIFDGVAWLGAQGRWGIGSDSNIRISLAEELRTLDYSQRLRDRSRAALATAGESTGRVLYQGAARGGAQAAGRDAGVIAKGKLADLLALDGAGPDLAGRRGDVVLDSYVFAGDDRLVSDVWSAGRHLVSGGRHARHAAITRAYVATVSRLRAA, via the coding sequence ATGGCGGAAATCTGGGCGGCGCAGGCGCTTCTGGCCGATGGGTGGGCCGAGGACGTTACCGTGACAATCGACGACGGGCGCATCGCCGGGGTTCAGACCGGCACGACCGCACCAGCGGACGCCCGGCGCGTGGACGTCCTGCTGCCCGCGCCGACGAACCTGCATTCCCATGCCTTCCAACGTGCGATGGCCGGCCTGACGGAACGGCGCGGCCCCGATCCGCGCGACAGCTTCTGGACATGGCGGCAGCTGATGTACCGCTTCCTGGACCAGTTGACGCCCGATGACGTGCAGGCGATCACCGCCTTCGTGCAGATGGAGATGCTGGAGGCGGGCTTTGCCGCAGTGGCCGAGTTCCACTATCTGCACCACCAGCCCGGCGGAATGCCGCATGACGATCTTGCAGAAATGTCGGCGCGGATCGCGGCGGCCGCTGCCGATACCGGCATCGGCCTGACGCTGCTGCCGGTCCTGTATGAATACGGCGGCTGCGACCGACGGGCGCTCGGACCGGGACAGGTCCGTTTCGGCAACGATCCTGATCGTTTCGCGGCCCTGCTGGAGGCCGCCGCACATGCGCTGGCACCGCTGCCTGGCGATACCGTTCTGGGTGTTGCGCCGCACAGCCTGCGCGCGGTCACGGAAGAGGGGTTGCGGGCTGCCATAGCAATGCGCCCGGGGGCGCCGCTGCACATGCACCTGGCCGAACAGATTGCCGAGGTGGAGGAGGTGCTTGCACATCGCGGTGCGCGCCCGGTCGAATGGCTGCTCGCGAATGCACCAGTCGACCCACGCTGGTGTCTGATCCACTGCACCCAGATGGAACGCCCGGAAACACTGGGCCTGGCAGCGACGGGTGCCGTCGCGGGGCTTTGCCCGATAACCGAGTCGAGCCTGGGCGACGGCATATTCGACGGGGTTGCGTGGCTGGGTGCGCAAGGTCGGTGGGGAATCGGGTCGGACAGCAACATCCGCATCTCGCTGGCCGAGGAACTGCGCACCCTGGACTACAGCCAGCGCCTGCGGGACCGGTCACGTGCCGCGCTGGCGACCGCCGGGGAATCGACCGGCCGCGTCCTGTATCAGGGGGCGGCCAGGGGTGGCGCACAGGCCGCCGGACGTGATGCAGGCGTGATCGCCAAGGGCAAGCTGGCCGATCTGCTGGCCCTCGACGGCGCCGGCCCGGATCTGGCGGGGCGACGCGGGGATGTGGTGCTTGACAGCTATGTCTTCGCGGGGGATGACCGGCTGGTCAGCGACGTGTGGTCCGCGGGTCGGCATCTGGTGTCAGGCGGGCGGCACGCCAGGCATGCCGCCATCACCCGCGCCTATGTCGCCACCGTTTCGCGCCTGCGGGCGGCCTGA
- the hutI gene encoding imidazolonepropionase gives MEFAAPTVLANLALAGGDGAFLARGAIALRAGRIAWAGAEADLPADLAGWDRHDLQGRLVTPAFVDCHTHLVHGGHRAREFEMRLEGASYEEVARAGGGIVSTVAATRAADEAALIAQALPRLDALLAEGVSCVEIKSGYGLDVETELRMLRVARRLAVLRPVRIRTSFLGAHAIPVEYKGRSDDYLTEQCLPALHAAHAEGLVDAVDGFCEGIAFSVEQIARVFDAARALGLPVKLHAEQLSHLGGAALASRYGALSADHVEYATDDDARAMAASGTVAVLLPGAFYAIRETQLPPVAAFRSHGVPMALATDCNPGSSPLTSLLLTMNMACTLFRLTPDEALRGVTRNAALALGLRDTGAIAPGLRADLAIWDVETPAELAYRIGFNPLHVRIFGESA, from the coding sequence ATGGAATTCGCCGCGCCCACCGTTCTGGCCAATCTGGCCCTCGCCGGAGGGGACGGCGCATTCCTCGCGCGCGGCGCCATCGCGCTGCGGGCCGGGCGGATCGCCTGGGCCGGGGCAGAGGCCGACCTGCCCGCCGATCTTGCGGGCTGGGACCGGCACGATCTGCAGGGGCGGCTCGTCACGCCCGCCTTCGTCGATTGCCACACCCATCTGGTGCATGGCGGCCACCGCGCCCGCGAGTTCGAGATGCGGCTGGAGGGTGCCAGCTATGAAGAGGTGGCGCGCGCCGGGGGCGGCATCGTCTCGACCGTCGCGGCAACGCGCGCTGCCGACGAGGCCGCGCTGATCGCGCAGGCCCTGCCGCGTCTGGATGCCCTGCTGGCCGAAGGGGTATCCTGTGTCGAGATCAAGTCGGGGTACGGCCTTGATGTCGAGACGGAGCTCCGGATGCTCCGGGTGGCCCGCAGGCTGGCGGTCCTGCGCCCCGTGCGGATCAGGACAAGTTTCCTGGGCGCGCACGCCATACCGGTCGAATACAAGGGCCGCTCTGACGACTACCTCACCGAGCAGTGCCTGCCCGCCCTGCACGCGGCCCATGCCGAGGGGCTTGTCGACGCGGTGGACGGATTCTGCGAGGGCATCGCCTTTTCCGTCGAACAGATCGCCCGCGTGTTCGACGCCGCCCGGGCCCTTGGATTGCCGGTCAAGCTGCATGCCGAACAGCTGTCGCATCTGGGCGGCGCCGCACTTGCATCGCGATATGGCGCGCTGTCGGCCGATCACGTGGAGTATGCGACCGACGACGATGCCCGCGCGATGGCGGCATCCGGCACGGTCGCCGTGCTGCTGCCGGGGGCATTCTATGCGATCCGTGAAACGCAGCTGCCGCCTGTGGCGGCGTTCCGCAGCCACGGGGTGCCGATGGCGCTGGCGACCGACTGCAACCCGGGCTCGTCGCCCCTGACCTCGCTGCTCCTGACCATGAACATGGCCTGCACCCTGTTCCGCCTGACCCCGGACGAGGCGCTGCGCGGCGTGACCCGGAACGCTGCCCTTGCCCTTGGCCTGCGGGACACGGGCGCCATTGCACCGGGCCTGCGCGCCGACCTTGCCATCTGGGATGTCGAGACGCCCGCCGAGCTTGCCTATCGCATCGGGTTCAACCCGCTTCACGTCCGCATCTTCGGAGAATCCGCATGA
- the hutH gene encoding histidine ammonia-lyase — MTALTLTPGATTLAQLENLWREGLAARLDPAARPDVEAAAAQVAEAARGETAVYGVNTGFGKLASVKIAAEDTATLQRNLILSHCCGVGEPLEEATTRLMMALKLLSLGRGASGVRWDIIAQIEGMLAAGVTPVVPGQGSVGASGDLAPLAHMTATMIGAGQATYRGRRMDSAAALAAAGLTPVTLGPKEGLGLINGTQFSTALALAGLFDAWRNAASSLVTASLSTDAIMGSTAPLQPEIHTLRGHRGQIEVAERMRALMAGSVIRESHREGDSRVQDPYCIRCQPQVAGAAVDLLRFAATTLETEANAVTDNPLVIGAGIISGGNFHAEPVAFAADIIALAVAEIGAIAQRRVALMVDPTLSHDLPPFLTPDPGLNSGFMIAEVTTAALMSENKHLATPCSTDSTPTSANQEDHVSMAAHGARRLGRMNANLSVILGVEALCAAQGIECRSPLVTSGPLQSVLAAVRAVSPRLEADRYLAPDIEAASRLVRDGGLVTAGGIAEFSL, encoded by the coding sequence ATGACCGCCCTGACCCTGACGCCGGGCGCCACCACGCTGGCGCAGCTTGAAAACCTGTGGCGCGAGGGGCTGGCCGCACGGCTGGATCCCGCTGCGCGGCCAGATGTCGAGGCGGCCGCAGCGCAGGTCGCGGAAGCTGCCAGGGGTGAAACGGCGGTCTATGGCGTCAACACGGGCTTCGGCAAGCTGGCGTCCGTGAAGATCGCGGCCGAAGACACCGCTACCCTGCAACGCAACCTGATCCTGTCGCACTGCTGCGGTGTGGGCGAGCCGCTGGAAGAAGCGACAACGCGGCTGATGATGGCACTGAAGCTTCTGTCACTCGGGCGCGGCGCATCCGGCGTGCGGTGGGACATCATCGCACAGATCGAGGGCATGCTGGCTGCGGGGGTAACGCCGGTGGTGCCCGGTCAGGGGTCGGTCGGTGCGTCGGGCGATCTGGCCCCGCTTGCCCATATGACCGCCACGATGATCGGGGCCGGACAGGCCACCTATCGGGGCCGCCGGATGGACAGCGCGGCGGCCCTGGCGGCGGCCGGGCTGACACCCGTGACGCTAGGCCCCAAGGAGGGCCTGGGCCTGATCAACGGCACGCAGTTTTCCACTGCACTCGCGCTGGCCGGGCTGTTCGACGCCTGGCGAAATGCGGCCAGTTCGCTTGTCACCGCCAGCCTGTCGACCGACGCGATCATGGGATCGACGGCACCACTTCAGCCCGAGATCCACACGCTGCGCGGACACCGTGGCCAGATCGAGGTGGCCGAGCGGATGCGGGCGCTCATGGCCGGATCGGTCATCCGTGAAAGCCATCGTGAAGGCGACAGCCGGGTGCAGGACCCCTACTGCATCCGCTGCCAGCCGCAGGTGGCAGGCGCGGCGGTCGACCTGCTGCGGTTTGCGGCCACGACGCTGGAAACCGAGGCAAACGCGGTCACGGACAACCCGCTGGTGATCGGCGCGGGCATCATCTCGGGCGGAAACTTCCATGCCGAGCCTGTCGCCTTTGCCGCCGACATCATCGCGCTGGCAGTGGCCGAGATCGGCGCCATCGCGCAGCGGCGCGTGGCACTGATGGTCGATCCGACGCTGAGCCATGACCTGCCGCCGTTCCTGACACCCGATCCGGGCCTGAACTCCGGCTTCATGATCGCCGAGGTGACGACGGCGGCCCTGATGAGCGAGAACAAGCATCTGGCGACCCCCTGTTCGACCGACAGCACGCCGACATCGGCCAATCAGGAAGATCACGTCAGCATGGCCGCGCACGGTGCGCGCAGGCTGGGCAGGATGAATGCCAACCTGTCCGTCATCCTCGGGGTCGAGGCCCTGTGCGCGGCCCAGGGGATCGAATGCCGTTCGCCTCTGGTCACCTCGGGGCCGCTGCAATCGGTTCTGGCGGCAGTGCGTGCCGTATCGCCCCGACTGGAGGCCGACCGCTACCTCGCGCCCGACATCGAGGCGGCAAGCCGGCTGGTTCGTGACGGCGGCCTGGTCACCGCCGGCGGAATTGCGGAGTTCAGCCTGTGA